The uncultured Methanobrevibacter sp. nucleotide sequence AACTGGTGAAGATATTTCTTCTGCAATGCACGTTGGTGTTTCTGAAATGTATATAAAACCCGGAGCTAAAATAACTTTTACTATGGTTCATAATTGGGCAGAACAAGTGGAAGTACGTCCAAGAACTGGAATTAAAGTTGCTGAAAATGGTACTTATTTAAATAATTATATTTTAACTAGTCCAGTTAATACTTTACAATCTTATCCTACTGCATATTGTAATGGTGCAAATTCAAGAGCTATTTTCCAAAGTATTCAAGGAGGTAAGAAAGATTCAATTATTGATGTTGGATCAAGAGCTTATCTTAATGCACCTGGTGCAAGAGGGGAAGTTATTTCTCGTGCAGTATCTCAAGATGAGTCTCAGATATATGCTAGAGGACATTTGGCAGGTACAGTTCCTGAAGTAAAAGGACATTTAGAATGTCATGGATTGGTTTTATCTGATGATAGTATGATTTATGCAGTTCCTGAACTTGAGGCAAGTTCTGCAAATCTTGAAATGTCTCATGAAGCAGCAGTTGGAAAAATCGATGAAGATGAAATTAATTATTTAACTTCTAGGGGAATAACTGAGGAAGAAGCAGCTTCTATGATTGTCAGAGGTTTCTTAAGTATGGATATTACAGGACTTCCTGATGAATTGGCTGCGGATACTCAAAAAATGATTGATATGAGTGTAGATGGGATGTAATCCCATTATTTTTTCTTTTTTTAAACTTTTAACTTTTTTTATTAATTTTCAAAATTCTTGTTTTATAGTATATAAACTTTTTGGCTTTAAGTTCTAAGTAACCTTTATATTAATTATTAAATTAATATATTAATCAGTACGTTAATGTTATGCTGAGCTAGCTCATTAAGTACATAAAATTGTGAATTAAGGTAAGAAATTAAGGTATGACTAAATTTTTTGCCTTAAAGAAGAATTTAAAAAATTTTTTAAATTTGAAAAAAATTATTTTGAAATTATAATTTCAAAGTATAAAGTAAAAAATATGATAGAGGAGGAAAAACTCTATGGCTGATGATGTAAAAATTGTAATGTTTTGTTGCAACTGGTGTTCCTATGGAGGAGCAGACACAGCAGGTACTGCAAGGATGCAATACCCACCGAATATTAGAGTTATTCGTGTAATGTGTTCTGGAAGAATTGACCCACAATTTGTGTTAAAAGCATTTAAAGAAGGGGCAGATGGTGTATTTGTAGCTGGATGTCACATGGGTGACTGCCACTATGATTCTGGAAACTATAAATTAGATCGTAGAATGAGATTAATCTACAAACTTGTTGAAGATATGGGAATTGGAAAAGAAAGAGTTCACCACGATTGGATTTCTGCATCCGAAGGTGAAAAATTCTCTGAAGCTGTTAAAATGATGGTTAACAGAATCAAAGATTTAGGTCCTGCACCATTAAAAGAACAATTAGATGCTGAAAACTAGATTGGAGGAGTTATTATGGCTGATAAAGTAAAAATAGGAACAATGTGGTTAGGCGGATGTTCCGGTTGCCACTTATCAATTGCTGATTTCCACGAATCTTTATTAGATGTTATGGAATTAGCTGATTTTGAATTCTCCCCTGTACTTATGGATACCAAATATGATGAAGTACCTGAATTAGATGTTCTCATCGTAGAAGGTGGAATCAGAAATGATGAAAACAGGGAATTAGCTGAAATGTTAAATGAAAAAGCTAAAATGGTTATTGCTTACGGAACTTGCTCCTGTTACGGAGGAATTCCTGGACTTGGTAACTTATGGACTGTAGATGAATTAGAAGAAGAAGCTTATATTAATTCTTGTACTACAGTTAACCCAGAAGGAATTATTCCTAATGAAGAAGTACCTGCTCTTGAAAGTAGGGTAAGACCTTTAGATGAAGTAATGGATATTGATTTAATAATCCCAGGTTGTCCACCTCGTTCTGATGTTGTAGCTGAAGCTGTTTTAACATTATTACGTGGAGAAACTATTGAATTACCTTCAACTAACCTTTGTGAAGTATGTCCTAGAGAAAAACCACCTGCTGGTTTAGCTATGGACTTCATTAAAAGACAATTTGAAGTTGGAGCTCCTGAAAAAGATTTATGTTTAATTTCCCAAGGTTTAATTTGTATGGGTCCTGCAACTGTTTCATTATGTGGTGCAGAATGTCCTACTATTGGAATCCAATGTAGAGGATGTTATGGTCCTACTGCAAATGTATTAGATCAAGGTGCAAAAATGATTAGTGCTATTGCATCTGATTATGGTGTCGAAGAAGATAAAACTGTTGACCCTGAAGCTGTAGCAGATCAATTAGATGATATTGTAGGTACTTTCTATACTTACACATTACCTGCTGCTTTAGTCCCTATGAAAATGCAGAAAGGAGGAGAATAATATGGTAAAACTTACTATGGAGCCTGTAACACGTATTGAAGGTCA carries:
- a CDS encoding hydrogenase iron-sulfur subunit, producing MADDVKIVMFCCNWCSYGGADTAGTARMQYPPNIRVIRVMCSGRIDPQFVLKAFKEGADGVFVAGCHMGDCHYDSGNYKLDRRMRLIYKLVEDMGIGKERVHHDWISASEGEKFSEAVKMMVNRIKDLGPAPLKEQLDAEN
- the mvhG gene encoding F420-non-reducing hydrogenase subunit MvhG codes for the protein MADKVKIGTMWLGGCSGCHLSIADFHESLLDVMELADFEFSPVLMDTKYDEVPELDVLIVEGGIRNDENRELAEMLNEKAKMVIAYGTCSCYGGIPGLGNLWTVDELEEEAYINSCTTVNPEGIIPNEEVPALESRVRPLDEVMDIDLIIPGCPPRSDVVAEAVLTLLRGETIELPSTNLCEVCPREKPPAGLAMDFIKRQFEVGAPEKDLCLISQGLICMGPATVSLCGAECPTIGIQCRGCYGPTANVLDQGAKMISAIASDYGVEEDKTVDPEAVADQLDDIVGTFYTYTLPAALVPMKMQKGGE
- a CDS encoding SufD family Fe-S cluster assembly protein, translating into MDVLNVRNVLNDAERAKDKKAPLGVDVTIENFSDEIIDGMDLLDDLDDVSKKTKNTLLKVGVDTEEKGRSGSFLQVDQSNIFTNNSMSNSVEVMNIGVALDKYHWLKDYMWNVVKPDADKYTAKTALREEKDGIKSGYFVRSLPGTKEVFPVQACMFISDEDIMQTAHNVVIAEENSELHLITGCATGEDISSAMHVGVSEMYIKPGAKITFTMVHNWAEQVEVRPRTGIKVAENGTYLNNYILTSPVNTLQSYPTAYCNGANSRAIFQSIQGGKKDSIIDVGSRAYLNAPGARGEVISRAVSQDESQIYARGHLAGTVPEVKGHLECHGLVLSDDSMIYAVPELEASSANLEMSHEAAVGKIDEDEINYLTSRGITEEEAASMIVRGFLSMDITGLPDELAADTQKMIDMSVDGM